TCTATCCAGCTTTCTTTCTGAAACTGACCGAATTCTTGTGCATTCAACATTTTTTCCCTCCGTGAATCGGGTACTTGTTGTAGGCCGGAGACTACGTCTAAAGTTACACTTGTTCGCCCCTCTTTACCCTGTTTGGTATTGATTAGAATAACGCCGTTAGACCCTCTTGCACCGTAAATGGCTGTAGAAGCGGCATCTTTTAGGACAGTCATGGATTCAATATCGGCAGGGTCAATACTAAGGCCAGTAGATGTTCCTACGGGAAAACCATCTATCACATACAGAGGTTTACTGTCTGCTCCTAAAGAACTTAATCCCCTAATTACAATATTAAGTTCTTGGCCTGGTCGGCCTGAAGTTTGCCCTACAATAACACCTGGAGCTTGCCCCAAGAGCAACCGGGAAGCATCTGTTGCAGGGACGTCTTTTACTTCTTTAAGGTCAACCACGGAAACAGCCGAAACAATGTCTCTTTTTCGTTTTGTACCATAGCCAACTACGACCACTTCTTCTAGTCCTGCAGCATTTTCTTCCAGAACAAGGTTTAGGGTACTTTTATCGTTTACGGCAATTTCTTTTGTAGAAAATCCAATATAGGACACAGACAAAACTGAGCTGTCGTTAGAAACGTTTATTGTGAAATTTCCATCAAAATCAGCGGTAACTCCGTTGGTTGTGCCTTTTTCAACAATATTGGCGCCAGGCAGGGGAGTGCCATCTGAAGAACTTACTACACCATTTATTTGCTTTTGTCCAAAGGAGCAGATACAGGTGAAGAGTGTTAGCAGCAGCAAAATTTTTAAATGCGACTTTTTTGTTTTCATAGGTTGATCATTTATTGGTTGGATAGTTTTTATTTTTTGATGCATTTGTTCTACACCTGCTACTGCTTAATTATTATGTGTTTGTATCATAAAATTTATTTTTTTTTAGTATTGAATCATTATGTTTTGTGTATTATGTAATATATTGTGGTTGTAATTGGGGTATTTGTCAAAATAAGATTATATATTTTATAATATCCATACACAAACTGGTTATCTTTTGTACTATTTGATATGAGAATTTTCAAAAAATACCTAACCCATAAATTAGAGGCAACTTCTGAGAATTTTGGAGTCCAAATATTGAATTTAGGCCATAATGTACACCCTCCAAATGTGCATTATCCTGAAGTAGATCATCCTGAAGGATATTATTTTGATTGGAATAAAGGAAGGTATTTAAAAGAGTATCAGATTATATACATTACTAAGGGTGAGGGAATTTTTGAAGCCAATGGACTTCCTCCTCAACAAATAGGTGCAGGTACTGTATTTCTTTTGTTTCCAGAGGTATGGCATAGGTTCCGGCCCAAAATTAGTACAGGATGGGAAGAGTATTGGGTTGGTTTTACAGGGGAATATGCAAAATATCTACTCGAACAAAAATGTTTTAGCCCAGAGAACCCTATAATAGATGTTTTTTTTATTCCTGAGTTTTTGGAAACTTTCTCAAATCTCATAGAGACTATAGAAACGGATAATGCCTTATTGAAGAAAATGTCTTCTTTTCACCTTATAAATTTGCTAGGAATTGCATATGCTTCCGTTTTGAAAAACAATAATGGTCTTTCGCATAAAAAGCAAACTATTCACGAAATGCAGAATGAAATTCACAGGCAGTGGAATCAAAATATTGATTTTGAACTTCTTTGTGATAAATTTAAAGTAAGCTATAGCTGGTTTAGAAAATCGTTCAAGGAGATTTTTGACACACCACCAAATCAATACCTCTTAATGCTGCGGCTCAGAAATGCTGCCCGTATTATTCAGGAAACTGATTTATCTATTTCTGAAGTGGCTTTTGAATGCGGTTTTCATTCGGAACATTATTTTTCTAGGGTTTTCAAACAAAAGATGAGATTAAATCCAACAGAGGTAAGAAAAGATAAAAAATCATAATTATCTTAATTAAACCTCTGCAATTCCTGTTTTGGTTACATTAGTTTTGTTCATGCAATTTAATTTTTGAACTAAATGTATAGGTCCCGGAACCGACCTCTATGATAGTTTCTTTTTCGTTTGAGTTTAATATTTTAACGGATTTATTTTTAGAGAGACTTTTATTCCCTTCTTTTATATCGGACAGTACCGATGTTGGAATATGAACTTTAGCTTTCGTATTAACTGGTATTTTTATGTTCATTAGAACCCTGTTACCTTTCCAGTTCCAAGCAGATGCTATGGTACCGTTAATACTTTTATAGCTACCCTCTATGAAATCCATTTCTTTGGTTATGGCGGGTTTTATAATAATATTCCGATATCCAGAATCTTCGGTATCGATTCCTACGGCATGTTGAAACATCCATTCTGCAACCGAACCGAAAGCGTAATGGCTAAAGGAGTTCATTTTGGCATTCAGGTCCGAATTTTCTGCATCGTCTTTGGTATAGCTGTTCCAGCGTTCCCATATAGATGTGCTTCCATTTTCAACGGAATAACCCCAGCTGGGGTACTCGGTCTGTTGGAACACTTTGTAGGAGATGTCATTATAGCCGTATTTCGACAAGGCCAGCATAACATGTTTGGTACCTAAAAAACCCGTAGAAAATTTATATCCGTTTTTTTCTATTTTTTCTGCTAGCCTAGCTGCTCCTTTTTTTGCTAGATTGTCCGGGTATAAATCAAAATACAAGGCTAGGGCATATGTAGTTTGGGTATCTTCCGTAGTACGTCCGTCGGCTAATATATATTTTTTAGCAAAGGTCTTTTTAATATTTTCAAATAGATTTCTGTATTTGACGGCATCTTCGGTTTTGCCCAGTGCTTCTGCCATTTCGGCCATTAGTTTGGCATCGTATCCATAAAATGAAGTACCTATGAAATCATGGCTCGTTTCTTCGTTAACGGCAAGCCAATCTCCCCAATTGTTGCCTCCGCCTGGCCGTAAATAATCTGTGCTAGCGTCTTCTTGGAACGCCATGAACTTTTGCATACCTTCATACATAAAATCTAGGGCACGGGTGTCATTATAGACTTTGTACATGTTATACGGAATAATAATACCAACGTCCATCCAAGCGGGTGCATATTGATTGGGTCTTGAATAAGGGAAAGGAGCAAAATTCGGATATGCTCCGTACCAACGTTGTGCATCATCAAGGTCTACCAAAAACTTGGTCATAAAAGCGGCCACATCTGAATTGTAGGTGGCGGAACGCATATAGATTTGCGCATCTCCCGTCCATCCTAGACGTTCATCCCTTTGTGGACAATCCGTAGGAATCTCAAAAAAATTGGCACTTTGTGTAGTGTTTATATTTTTGAACAGGGTATTGTTCATTGCATTGGATGAACTGAAGGTACTAGCACCAGTTTCAATAGAGCTTAAGACTAGCCCTGTAATGGCGTCTAAAGTAGGCTTTCCGGGGTATCCTGTTACTTCCACATACTGAAAGCCATGATAGGTGAATTTTGGTTGCCAAGTTTCTAGACCCTCACCTTTGAGAATATAAGTGTCGGTAGCCCTTGCCTTTCTCAGGTTTTCGGTCTGAATATGGCCATCGCTCTTTAAAATTTCTCCGAAACGCAATTTGACCTTTGTTCCTTTTGGACCTTTCACTTTGAGTTCGGCAATCCCGGCAATATTTTTTCCGAGATTAAAAACATAGGTTCCTGGGCCGGGTTCCGTAATTTCAATAGGTGTTAATTGCTCAACATTTTTAACTTTCGTACCTGGATGGGCTTCTAATTTTCCATTGGGGTAGGTGTATATTTTTGGATTTTTCCATCCGCTATCATCATAATTTGGAGTGTCCCAACCTGAATGTTCTAATCGAGCATCGTAAGTCTCTCCCATTATAATATCCGCTTCACGAATAGCTCCTTCATTTGATTTCCAAGAACGATCCGAAGCTATGATTTTGGTTGAGCCATCTTCGTATTCAATATGTATTTGTCCCATGAAAGAAGGGTTGACCCCGTAGAATTCCCTAACCTTATCCAAGCGTACCAAAAGAGCATATCCAATATAACCAGCGTACCATCCATCCGCAATAACCGCCCCAACTACGTTCTCGCCTTCTTGAAGTCTGTCCGTAATATCAAAAGTTTGATAGTATAGCCTTTTATTATAATCCGTCCATCCTGGTAAAAAATAATCATCTCCCACCTTGTTACCGTTTAATCTTAGTTCGTAAAGTCCTAGAGCGGTAGAGTAGACTGTTGCTTTTTTTATTTTTTTATTTATAGTAAAAGACTTTCTTAGATATCTAGCAGGTGGTAAATACAGACTATCATATTTATCGGTTTTGTCATAACCTACGTCGTGGCCAATAAAAAGCCCTTTCCAGTTTGAAAAATTTAAGAGTCCCATCGTCCAATAGGCAGGTGCGCTCCATTTTGAAGCAATTCTTGATTCATCCCATATCTTTACTTTCCAGTAATATTTAGAATCTGATTTTAAGGGAACTCCATCATATTCTATTTGATTGGTGTCGTTAGAATTTACTTTTCCGCTATCCCAAGTATCCGCTTCATTTTTTGTCAGTTTGTCTATGGAAGAAGCAACAATAATTTGATATGCAGATTGAGACCTATTTCGACCCTCTCCCTTTAAA
This genomic interval from Zobellia roscoffensis contains the following:
- a CDS encoding AraC family transcriptional regulator — translated: MRIFKKYLTHKLEATSENFGVQILNLGHNVHPPNVHYPEVDHPEGYYFDWNKGRYLKEYQIIYITKGEGIFEANGLPPQQIGAGTVFLLFPEVWHRFRPKISTGWEEYWVGFTGEYAKYLLEQKCFSPENPIIDVFFIPEFLETFSNLIETIETDNALLKKMSSFHLINLLGIAYASVLKNNNGLSHKKQTIHEMQNEIHRQWNQNIDFELLCDKFKVSYSWFRKSFKEIFDTPPNQYLLMLRLRNAARIIQETDLSISEVAFECGFHSEHYFSRVFKQKMRLNPTEVRKDKKS
- a CDS encoding alpha-L-rhamnosidase, which encodes MKTLLTVLFITLTHTGYIHAQDTKLNLLSIVEPKVEYHKNPTGLDVIHPRFSWILKGEGRNRSQSAYQIIVASSIDKLTKNEADTWDSGKVNSNDTNQIEYDGVPLKSDSKYYWKVKIWDESRIASKWSAPAYWTMGLLNFSNWKGLFIGHDVGYDKTDKYDSLYLPPARYLRKSFTINKKIKKATVYSTALGLYELRLNGNKVGDDYFLPGWTDYNKRLYYQTFDITDRLQEGENVVGAVIADGWYAGYIGYALLVRLDKVREFYGVNPSFMGQIHIEYEDGSTKIIASDRSWKSNEGAIREADIIMGETYDARLEHSGWDTPNYDDSGWKNPKIYTYPNGKLEAHPGTKVKNVEQLTPIEITEPGPGTYVFNLGKNIAGIAELKVKGPKGTKVKLRFGEILKSDGHIQTENLRKARATDTYILKGEGLETWQPKFTYHGFQYVEVTGYPGKPTLDAITGLVLSSIETGASTFSSSNAMNNTLFKNINTTQSANFFEIPTDCPQRDERLGWTGDAQIYMRSATYNSDVAAFMTKFLVDLDDAQRWYGAYPNFAPFPYSRPNQYAPAWMDVGIIIPYNMYKVYNDTRALDFMYEGMQKFMAFQEDASTDYLRPGGGNNWGDWLAVNEETSHDFIGTSFYGYDAKLMAEMAEALGKTEDAVKYRNLFENIKKTFAKKYILADGRTTEDTQTTYALALYFDLYPDNLAKKGAARLAEKIEKNGYKFSTGFLGTKHVMLALSKYGYNDISYKVFQQTEYPSWGYSVENGSTSIWERWNSYTKDDAENSDLNAKMNSFSHYAFGSVAEWMFQHAVGIDTEDSGYRNIIIKPAITKEMDFIEGSYKSINGTIASAWNWKGNRVLMNIKIPVNTKAKVHIPTSVLSDIKEGNKSLSKNKSVKILNSNEKETIIEVGSGTYTFSSKIKLHEQN